The DNA region AAGACATCGGCTATGTAGATGTCGCCAACTTTACGAGAAAATTTAAAAAGACGACTGGCATGACACCAGGTGAATACCGGCAAAACGCACGAATCCATAAGTCGTATGCCTCACACTAAACGCCTAATCCCTTTGTAATTGAAGGGGAAAGGCGTTTTTGATTTGTCGTTGTGCAAGGTTGGTGAGGTGAGGGTGAGTACAAGGTGCTAAGTATGAAGTGCGCGGTAAACCGGCCGTGGTGCGCGGATAATCGGCAAAAGTGCTCGGAAATGGAGATAGACTGCGCGATTACAGCGTCAAAGTGCTCGGTCACATGTGTACTGCACGGTTAAATCGTAGAACGAAGGATGGGAGGATAAAGTTCATTACCGCTCTTTAAGAACGTTGGTGCTACGACGTTTTTCTTATCATTTGTCCATTTGTACATGTGATAATTGTGACAATGACGCTTCCGAATAAGCCATCCTTGTCGATTCTATCTCGGGAATAACATACATATTTACGAATTTTCTATGAATTTGTAAGATGAATCTAATCTCTTCTCTGCACAACTGGCTAAGAAGAAAAAACTGAAAAAGGGGGAGATGGCATGTCATCTGATCCTGCTGGAACAAACAAGGCAGGGGCTTCTACACCTGAAGGGCTCTCTATAAAACACATGAAGCAGAATCGTCAAAGTCAATGGAAAAAGGCACTGCAAACATGGCAGCTTTACATCTTTATCTTGCCGGCCTTCTTGTACTTTCTTATCTTTCATTACTTTCCAATGTATGGAGTCCTGATCGCTTTTAAAAACTATGTCCCGACAATGGGCGTATGGGGGAGCGAATGGGTAGGCTTTCAGCATTTTACCGATTTCTTTGACTCCTATTATTTTTGGGACTTGATTCGAAACACGCTAGGCATTAGCTTGTATTCGCTTGCGCTAGGTTTCCCACTTCCAATTTTATTAGCGCTTTCATTGAATGAGGTGAAGGATAGTATTTTCAAAAGAACTGTGCAAACGGTTACTTATGCGCCTCACTTCATTTCCGTTGTCGTTATGTCCGGTATGATCATTGCCTTTTTATCTCCATCTACAGGGATGGTCAATCATTTTTTAGGTCTCTTTGGGATTGGCCCGATCTCCTTTATGACGGAACCTGGATGGTTTAAAACGGTTTTTGTGATGTCAGACGTTTGGCAAAACACGGGTTGGGGCACCATCATCTACCTCGCTGCCCTTGCAGGTGTTGACCCTCAGCGACATGAAGCTGCGATCGTCGATGGAGCTACACGTTTACAGCGGATTTGGTATATTAATATCCCTGCATTGATCCCAACGATGATTATTTTGCTGATCTTAAATACAGGAAATCTTCTTGCGGTTGGTTTTGAGAAAATTCTTCTTCTGCAAAACTCACTGAATATGGAGTCGTCGGATGTCATCGCGACGTTCGTCTATAGGGTCGGCTTGCTTGATGCGCAATACAGCTTTTCTGCGGCGGTAGGATTGTTTAATGCGCTAATTAACGCCGCGTTACTCATCGCTGTAAATCAAATCTCGAAAAAAGTAAGTGAAACCAGTCTCTGGTAGAGAAGGGAGGAATACATGTGACTGGCACGAAGATCAAAGAAAATTTTCAGGACCAAATATTCTTGACCTTTAATCGTATTGTTTTATGCTTTGTCTTACTTATTGTGGCCTATCCCCTGATGTATATTGTAAGCGCTTCGGTAAGCAATCCAGCGGCAGTGAATTCAGGGGCAATGTGGCTCTTACCTGTCGATTTCACGCTTGAAGGCTATGAGCGAGTATTCGGAGATTCTCGTATATGGCGTGGGTAT from Aureibacillus halotolerans includes:
- a CDS encoding ABC transporter permease — protein: MKQNRQSQWKKALQTWQLYIFILPAFLYFLIFHYFPMYGVLIAFKNYVPTMGVWGSEWVGFQHFTDFFDSYYFWDLIRNTLGISLYSLALGFPLPILLALSLNEVKDSIFKRTVQTVTYAPHFISVVVMSGMIIAFLSPSTGMVNHFLGLFGIGPISFMTEPGWFKTVFVMSDVWQNTGWGTIIYLAALAGVDPQRHEAAIVDGATRLQRIWYINIPALIPTMIILLILNTGNLLAVGFEKILLLQNSLNMESSDVIATFVYRVGLLDAQYSFSAAVGLFNALINAALLIAVNQISKKVSETSLW